A single region of the Mesotoga sp. Brook.08.105.5.1 genome encodes:
- the tgt gene encoding tRNA guanosine(34) transglycosylase Tgt — protein MVELSIRASSTESKARTGIISTPHGEFDTPVFMPVGTNGTVKGIWQDQLHELEARIILGNAFHLFLRPGLDILRDFGGLHKFMSWGHSILTDSGGFQVFSLKDKKVSDEGVKFRSPLDGRSLFVTPELSMEIQEAVGSDIAMAFDECTEPSATKEYVRNSVNRTTAWAKRFLIAHRRNSKQSFFGVVQGGFFNDLREESASQITAMDFDGFALGGLSVGEDFETTERVLSSSVEFLPEDRPRYLMGVGTPELIMVAVENGVDMFDSVLPTRLGRHGAALTSRGRVNLKSARNKLDRSPVDPFCQCKVCSTYSKAYIHHLFTRDEILGKTLLSYHNISFLMQFVKKIREAILEDRLAEFKNYCLETGLIQAVNPKTSEERMG, from the coding sequence GAACCGGCATTATTAGTACTCCTCACGGAGAGTTTGATACGCCAGTGTTTATGCCGGTTGGGACCAATGGAACAGTTAAGGGAATATGGCAAGACCAGCTCCATGAACTCGAAGCAAGAATAATACTTGGCAACGCTTTTCATTTGTTCTTGCGCCCGGGGCTCGATATTCTACGAGATTTCGGTGGACTTCACAAGTTCATGTCTTGGGGTCATTCAATCCTAACGGATAGCGGGGGGTTCCAGGTTTTCTCGCTAAAAGACAAAAAGGTGAGCGATGAAGGAGTTAAGTTTCGCTCACCGCTTGATGGGAGGAGTCTTTTCGTTACTCCAGAGCTTTCGATGGAGATACAAGAAGCTGTTGGATCAGACATTGCAATGGCTTTTGATGAGTGTACTGAACCAAGTGCAACAAAGGAATACGTAAGGAATTCCGTGAATAGAACAACGGCTTGGGCAAAGAGATTTTTGATCGCACATAGAAGGAACAGTAAGCAGTCCTTTTTCGGTGTAGTTCAGGGAGGGTTCTTCAACGACTTAAGAGAAGAAAGCGCTTCTCAAATAACCGCCATGGATTTTGACGGGTTTGCACTAGGCGGGTTGAGCGTCGGAGAGGATTTTGAGACTACCGAGAGGGTGCTTTCAAGCTCTGTCGAGTTTCTACCGGAGGATCGGCCTAGATATCTAATGGGAGTCGGGACACCCGAACTGATAATGGTTGCTGTCGAAAACGGCGTTGACATGTTCGACAGTGTTCTCCCCACAAGGCTAGGAAGGCACGGGGCAGCTCTTACATCGCGGGGAAGAGTTAACCTGAAATCGGCGAGAAACAAGTTGGACAGATCTCCTGTTGATCCATTTTGTCAATGCAAAGTCTGTTCAACATACAGTAAAGCGTACATTCATCACCTTTTTACGAGGGATGAGATACTTGGAAAGACTCTGTTGAGTTACCATAACATCAGCTTTCTTATGCAGTTCGTGAAGAAGATCCGAGAGGCTATACTTGAAGATAGACTGGCTGAATTCAAAAACTACTGCCTAGAAACCGGCC